One part of the Janthinobacterium sp. 17J80-10 genome encodes these proteins:
- a CDS encoding 3-hydroxybutyrate dehydrogenase — protein MQRNGLRGKTALVTGSTSGIGMGIAQALAAQGANILLNGLGDDIQIARLRQSIADENEVDVAYHPADMSKMRDIEDMIRYADSDLGSIDILVNNAGIQHVAPLTQFPVAQWDNIIAINLTACFHTTRLVLPSMLSRNWGRIVNISSVHGLVASPNKSAYIAAKHGLLGLSKAVALETATTGVTCNAICPGWVLTPLVQKQVDARAALEGLSDADMKQRMLIEKQPSGEFVTPEQLGGAVVFLCSDAAAQVRGVSLPIDGGCVAQ, from the coding sequence ATGCAACGCAATGGATTACGCGGAAAAACCGCATTGGTAACTGGTTCCACATCCGGAATCGGCATGGGCATTGCACAGGCGCTCGCCGCCCAAGGCGCCAACATCCTGTTGAACGGCCTGGGCGACGACATCCAGATTGCCCGGCTGCGGCAGTCGATTGCCGATGAAAACGAAGTCGATGTCGCCTACCACCCTGCAGACATGTCGAAGATGCGCGATATCGAAGACATGATCCGCTATGCCGACAGCGATTTGGGCAGCATCGATATTCTTGTCAACAATGCGGGCATCCAGCATGTCGCGCCGCTCACGCAATTTCCGGTCGCGCAATGGGACAACATCATTGCCATCAATCTGACGGCCTGCTTTCATACGACACGGCTGGTGCTGCCGTCGATGCTGTCGCGCAACTGGGGACGCATCGTCAATATCTCGTCAGTCCATGGCCTGGTCGCCTCGCCAAACAAGTCCGCCTATATCGCCGCCAAGCATGGCTTGCTCGGCTTGAGCAAGGCGGTGGCCCTCGAGACGGCGACCACCGGCGTTACCTGCAATGCCATCTGCCCAGGCTGGGTGCTGACGCCGCTGGTGCAAAAGCAGGTCGATGCCCGGGCAGCGCTGGAAGGCTTGTCCGATGCCGACATGAAGCAGCGCATGCTGATCGAAAAGCAGCCGTCGGGTGAATTTGTCACGCCCGAGCAACTGGGCGGCGCCGTGGTCTTTTTATGCAGCGATGCAGCCGCGCAGGTGCGCGGCGTCTCGCTGCCGATCGACGGCGGCTGCGTCGCGCAATAA
- a CDS encoding carboxylesterase family protein: MKLVGKWRCMLAVAGAVTTLLGGCGGGTGIATSTAQDLPLLRSTQYGQIEGADDAASGTYSWKGIPFARPPVGNLRWKAPVEPDNWPAVLAAKSFGNACVQYGRLYGPGSNNTYDASIGTTLNQAVGSEDCLTLNIWRPASTDTNLPVIYFIYGGSNVSGYTADPVYDGAALAKAANAVVVTANYRVGLFGWLSLPQLKSGTNAQEDSGNFGTLDQIQTLKFINKNIANFGGNPGNVTVMGQSAGAINVYSLLTSPLVVSNATQLFHRAVPLSGGISTASELPVGSIALVNSSATALAQGNKLLYSLLIADGKASDDATAAAYAATQTSAQIADYMRAKTPAQIFTQLLTKLAAAGLSSTSHIPDGAVVANTPIAAINAGNYLKVPVLASNTAEETKLFASFLALSPALGGQPGLIVNDATRFGMMYNFKPDAAATLTVNDLINPAYLPVDTPTTGYNARLALLNNLFFVPNRDSALNALKSRQANVWYYQFNWNKEPAPWNDVYGAAHAFDLPFLFGNFGPSLFSNVTNSTANKGGRLELSGAMMSTIAAFAKNGDPNNAALGVTWPAWPKKLIFDATLATKNISVQ, from the coding sequence ATGAAGCTTGTTGGCAAATGGCGTTGCATGCTCGCTGTGGCGGGCGCCGTCACGACTTTGCTGGGCGGCTGCGGCGGCGGCACCGGCATCGCTACCAGCACGGCGCAGGACTTGCCGCTGCTGCGGTCGACGCAATATGGACAGATTGAAGGCGCGGACGATGCCGCATCGGGGACGTATTCCTGGAAGGGCATCCCGTTTGCCAGGCCGCCGGTAGGCAACCTGCGCTGGAAGGCGCCCGTCGAACCCGACAACTGGCCGGCAGTGCTGGCGGCAAAATCCTTCGGCAATGCCTGTGTCCAGTACGGCCGCCTCTATGGCCCCGGATCGAACAACACCTATGATGCAAGCATCGGCACCACGCTGAACCAGGCGGTCGGCAGCGAGGATTGCCTGACGTTGAACATCTGGCGGCCGGCATCGACCGACACCAATCTTCCCGTCATCTATTTCATCTATGGCGGCAGCAATGTGTCGGGCTACACGGCCGACCCGGTATACGATGGCGCGGCGCTGGCGAAGGCCGCCAATGCGGTCGTGGTGACGGCAAACTATCGTGTCGGCCTGTTCGGCTGGCTGAGCCTGCCGCAATTAAAGAGCGGCACCAATGCCCAGGAAGACTCCGGCAACTTCGGCACGCTCGACCAGATCCAGACGCTCAAATTCATCAACAAGAATATCGCCAATTTTGGCGGCAATCCGGGCAATGTCACCGTGATGGGCCAATCGGCAGGTGCCATCAATGTTTATTCACTGCTGACCTCGCCCCTGGTTGTCAGCAATGCGACGCAACTGTTCCACCGCGCAGTGCCGCTCTCGGGAGGCATCAGCACTGCCAGCGAACTGCCGGTCGGAAGCATCGCTCTGGTGAACTCGTCGGCAACCGCACTGGCGCAGGGCAACAAGCTGCTCTACAGTCTGCTGATCGCCGATGGCAAGGCGAGCGATGATGCGACTGCGGCCGCTTACGCTGCCACGCAAACCAGTGCGCAGATCGCCGACTACATGCGAGCGAAAACCCCGGCGCAGATCTTCACCCAGTTGCTGACCAAACTTGCCGCTGCCGGCCTGAGTTCGACGTCGCATATTCCGGACGGCGCCGTCGTTGCCAATACGCCGATTGCGGCAATCAATGCCGGCAATTATCTGAAGGTGCCGGTGCTGGCATCCAACACCGCCGAGGAAACCAAATTGTTTGCTTCATTCCTGGCGTTGTCGCCGGCGCTGGGCGGCCAGCCCGGCCTGATCGTCAATGATGCGACGCGCTTTGGCATGATGTACAACTTCAAGCCGGATGCCGCGGCCACCTTGACTGTCAATGACCTGATCAACCCGGCGTATTTGCCGGTCGATACGCCGACTACCGGCTACAACGCGCGCCTGGCATTGCTGAACAATCTGTTCTTCGTGCCAAACCGCGACTCGGCGCTGAATGCACTGAAATCCAGGCAAGCCAATGTCTGGTACTACCAGTTCAACTGGAACAAGGAGCCGGCACCGTGGAATGACGTGTATGGCGCAGCGCACGCGTTCGACCTGCCTTTCCTGTTCGGTAACTTCGGTCCGTCGCTGTTCTCGAATGTCACCAACAGCACGGCTAACAAGGGCGGCCGGCTGGAACTGTCCGGCGCGATGATGAGCACGATTGCCGCATTTGCGAAAAATGGCGATCCGAACAATGCCGCACTCGGCGTCACCTGGCCGGCATGGCCAAAGAAACTGATCTTTGACGCGACGCTGGCCACCAAAAATATTTCAGTGCAATGA
- a CDS encoding ATP-binding protein: MGRLFWKFFIPIWIAQLIGTMSVMFIVELTESWLNRNRTVSESIAHLDLLPDATATTIESAKTDGKAYFLAAEQAAPVTTAAGLRPPPPPHGFKILPFEPLVAHLLASLIVATFLTRYLSRPIRSLRSAFQEAASGNLQPRAAASIEQRSDELADLLRDYDKMATQLRTVMDGQRQLLHDVSHELRSPLARMQAAMGLVRQQPEKIAHLLDRLDSEVLRIDRLIGELLTLSRLDTNIPINARDTIEIGDILAPVADSAHFEAQVHGKYVHYSEPPAAFILCNPDLLARALENIVRNAIHHTPPGTTVQIAATVELTHALRISVKDNGNGIPAEELDSVFQPFFRGSHTAGKTDGHGLGLAISRRIIAAHGGSISASNLPDGGLHVEISLPLQRLNSAETQSHASQI, from the coding sequence ATGGGCCGCCTGTTCTGGAAGTTCTTCATACCGATCTGGATTGCCCAACTCATCGGTACGATGTCTGTGATGTTCATCGTTGAGCTTACGGAAAGCTGGCTAAACCGCAATCGCACCGTCAGTGAATCTATCGCCCACCTGGACCTCCTGCCCGACGCAACCGCTACGACAATCGAATCCGCCAAGACTGACGGCAAAGCTTATTTCCTCGCTGCCGAACAAGCTGCCCCCGTGACAACAGCCGCCGGCCTCAGGCCGCCACCGCCGCCGCACGGTTTCAAGATACTTCCTTTTGAACCGCTGGTTGCCCATCTGTTGGCCAGCCTCATTGTTGCAACCTTCCTCACCCGATATCTCTCGCGGCCGATTCGCAGCCTGAGGTCAGCATTCCAGGAAGCGGCTTCCGGCAATTTGCAGCCGCGTGCTGCGGCAAGCATCGAACAGCGCAGCGATGAACTGGCAGACCTGCTTCGCGACTACGACAAGATGGCCACGCAATTGCGGACCGTCATGGATGGACAGCGCCAATTGCTGCACGACGTATCCCATGAACTTAGATCTCCCCTTGCGCGCATGCAGGCGGCAATGGGACTGGTGCGCCAGCAGCCCGAAAAAATCGCACACTTGCTGGATCGCCTCGATAGCGAAGTCCTTCGCATCGACCGCCTCATCGGGGAATTGCTGACGCTTTCCAGGCTCGACACCAACATCCCGATCAATGCCAGGGACACCATTGAAATCGGCGACATTCTTGCGCCGGTGGCGGACTCCGCGCACTTTGAAGCCCAGGTCCACGGCAAGTACGTTCATTACTCCGAGCCGCCGGCCGCTTTCATACTATGCAATCCTGATTTGCTTGCAAGGGCGCTTGAGAATATCGTCCGCAATGCCATCCACCATACGCCGCCAGGCACGACGGTGCAGATAGCGGCGACGGTCGAGTTGACACATGCGCTCAGAATTTCGGTGAAGGACAATGGCAACGGCATCCCCGCGGAAGAGCTGGACTCGGTCTTCCAGCCATTCTTCCGCGGCAGCCACACGGCCGGAAAAACCGATGGCCATGGATTGGGATTGGCGATCAGCAGGCGCATTATTGCCGCGCACGGGGGATCAATATCCGCTTCCAACTTGCCAGACGGTGGTCTTCACGTCGAAATCAGCTTGCCGCTGCAGCGCCTGAATTCAGCCGAGACACAAAGTCATGCAAGCCAGATCTAG
- a CDS encoding sigma 54-interacting transcriptional regulator — MKSSVESIWNAQDIRRLSLETLIDFFEKYSFGSMAVDSDARIAWIHEKYASFLGLKNPQAALGRPVEEVIPNSRMREVVETGRPIMLDIFPVQKQSLVVMRLPIKNEEGEVTGALAVALYEDIDRLKPLVSRFSELQAALEKTKTELAQLRRTRYSITNFVGTSSAALELKTRARRAAQLDTTVLLLGETGTGKEMLAQGIHAVSVRSAKPFVGINIAAIPETLLEAEIFGVAPGAYTGADRRGRDGKFKLADGGTLFLDEVGDMPMQVQAKLLRVLQEQEIEPLGTNKVTKVDVRVIAATSRNLVGLMEAGRFRSDLYYRLNVLPIVIPPLRERIGDIDALCEHLCEQIASRTGLPQRELSASARALLASHDWPGNVRELRNALEQAGMLSENRILSAEDFVGILPQGRKLRSVALPPAEPGPVQAGQTLADAVNDVERRLILATLEQTRGNKALAARKLGISRGKLYQKILQFNLPFID, encoded by the coding sequence ATGAAATCGTCTGTCGAATCGATCTGGAATGCGCAGGATATCCGGCGTCTCAGCCTGGAAACCTTGATTGATTTCTTTGAAAAATACAGCTTCGGCTCGATGGCGGTTGACAGCGATGCCAGGATTGCCTGGATCCATGAAAAGTATGCAAGTTTCCTCGGCTTGAAAAATCCGCAGGCCGCACTCGGCCGTCCGGTGGAGGAAGTCATCCCGAACAGCCGTATGCGCGAGGTGGTTGAAACCGGGCGGCCGATCATGCTCGACATCTTTCCGGTCCAGAAGCAGTCGCTGGTGGTCATGCGGCTGCCGATCAAGAATGAGGAAGGCGAAGTGACCGGGGCGTTGGCGGTGGCATTGTACGAAGATATCGACCGCTTGAAGCCGCTGGTATCGCGCTTTTCCGAACTGCAGGCCGCCCTCGAGAAGACCAAGACCGAACTCGCGCAGTTGCGCAGGACGCGTTATTCGATTACCAATTTCGTCGGCACCAGTTCGGCCGCGCTGGAACTGAAAACGCGCGCAAGGCGGGCGGCGCAACTCGACACCACCGTGCTGCTGCTGGGCGAGACCGGCACTGGCAAGGAAATGCTCGCGCAAGGCATCCACGCCGTCTCGGTGCGCTCGGCCAAGCCCTTCGTCGGCATCAATATTGCGGCCATACCGGAAACCTTGCTGGAAGCCGAAATCTTCGGCGTCGCACCCGGCGCCTATACCGGTGCGGACCGGCGCGGCCGGGACGGCAAGTTCAAGCTGGCCGACGGCGGTACGCTGTTTCTGGATGAAGTCGGCGACATGCCGATGCAGGTCCAGGCCAAGCTCTTGCGCGTGTTGCAGGAGCAGGAAATCGAGCCGCTGGGCACCAACAAGGTTACCAAGGTCGACGTGCGGGTCATTGCGGCGACCAGCCGCAATCTCGTTGGCTTGATGGAAGCCGGGCGATTCCGCTCCGACCTGTATTATCGGCTCAATGTGCTGCCAATCGTGATTCCTCCTCTGCGCGAACGCATCGGCGACATCGACGCGCTGTGCGAGCATTTGTGCGAACAGATCGCCAGCCGCACCGGCCTGCCGCAGCGCGAGTTGAGCGCGAGCGCGCGTGCGCTGCTCGCATCGCATGACTGGCCGGGCAACGTGCGCGAATTGCGCAATGCGCTGGAACAGGCCGGCATGCTGTCGGAAAACCGCATCCTGAGCGCCGAGGATTTTGTCGGCATTCTGCCGCAGGGCCGCAAGCTGCGAAGTGTTGCCTTGCCGCCGGCTGAACCCGGACCGGTGCAGGCAGGCCAGACATTGGCCGATGCCGTCAATGATGTCGAACGGCGCCTGATTCTGGCGACGCTGGAACAAACGCGTGGCAACAAGGCGCTGGCTGCACGCAAGCTCGGGATTTCCCGCGGCAAGCTGTATCAAAAAATTCTTCAATTCAATCTTCCGTTCATTGATTGA
- a CDS encoding diguanylate cyclase: MINLDAIRAARILLVDDSADNINLLSEILAVRGYTHVSSIGDSSQVCKLHAQNDYDLILLDMHMPRMNGLDVMAQLKEVEKHAFLPVLAITGDERYKVAALEAGARDFIIKPYNLAELDLRMRNAIELRLLYKTMAAQSRLLEEKALHDSLTGLPNRRLLSDRIEIAMQYARRHQQMVALLYMDLDGFKQVNDHYGHACGDDLLKEIAERLRSVARQEDTVARIGGDEFIMVLSEISRVEDIVRPATKILSLLEVPLDIGGKSVKVTGSIGISFYPTDAEDAQTLLLRADEALYCAKHAGKNRYQFAGFPAFGDARTHSASNISFQ; the protein is encoded by the coding sequence ATGATAAATCTGGATGCCATTCGAGCCGCTCGCATTCTTTTGGTAGACGACAGTGCGGATAATATCAACCTGCTTTCGGAAATCCTTGCAGTGCGCGGATATACCCACGTTTCATCCATCGGGGACTCAAGCCAGGTTTGCAAATTGCATGCGCAAAACGACTATGACTTGATCCTGCTTGACATGCATATGCCTCGAATGAACGGACTGGACGTGATGGCGCAACTAAAGGAAGTCGAAAAACATGCCTTTCTTCCAGTGCTTGCCATTACCGGGGATGAGCGTTACAAGGTCGCCGCGCTGGAGGCTGGCGCACGCGACTTCATCATCAAGCCGTATAACCTTGCCGAGCTGGACCTGCGCATGCGCAATGCGATTGAACTGCGGCTCTTGTACAAAACCATGGCTGCGCAAAGCCGGTTGCTGGAAGAAAAAGCACTGCACGATTCCCTGACAGGATTGCCCAACAGGCGTTTGCTGTCGGACCGGATTGAAATTGCCATGCAATATGCGCGTCGTCACCAGCAGATGGTGGCACTGCTGTATATGGACCTTGATGGATTTAAACAGGTGAATGACCATTACGGCCATGCCTGTGGCGACGACCTTCTGAAGGAAATTGCTGAGCGCTTGCGTTCCGTTGCACGCCAGGAGGATACCGTTGCGCGCATTGGCGGAGACGAGTTCATCATGGTGCTCTCCGAGATTTCCCGCGTGGAAGATATCGTGCGGCCTGCGACCAAGATACTCAGTTTATTGGAAGTACCGCTCGATATTGGCGGCAAATCTGTGAAAGTCACCGGAAGTATTGGCATCAGCTTCTACCCCACGGATGCGGAAGATGCGCAGACATTGCTTTTGCGGGCAGATGAGGCGCTCTATTGCGCCAAGCACGCAGGGAAGAACCGCTATCAGTTCGCCGGCTTTCCCGCCTTCGGCGACGCCAGAACCCATTCGGCTTCAAATATAAGTTTTCAATAG
- a CDS encoding ABC transporter substrate-binding protein, whose protein sequence is MNFKTITASACIATQLFAGPAFAQQSTISDDVVKIGVLTDLAGLYSDLSGEGSVNAVRMAVEDFGGKVLGKPIEIIYADHQNKADVASAKAREWFDAQKVDMIADLVTSSTALAVVDIARQKNRIAIVNGAGSSRLTNEACTPNSVHYSWDTYALANGTANTIVKQGRDSWYFLTADYAFGHSLEKDASEVIKANNGKLAGASRHPLAASDFSSFLLQAQASGAQVIALANAGPDTVNSIKAAREFGITKSGKQSLAALLVTVNDIHSLGLEAGQGLYATEGFYWDLNDDTRKWSKRFFAKMKKMPNMIHAGVYSSTIHYLKAVQAAGTDDAGAVMKKMKEMPINDFFARNGRIREDGRMVHDMYLVQVKKPSESKTPWDYYNVKAVIPGEQAYQPLSASKCPLVKK, encoded by the coding sequence ATGAACTTCAAAACCATCACAGCCAGCGCCTGTATCGCGACCCAGTTGTTCGCCGGACCGGCGTTCGCCCAGCAATCCACAATCTCCGATGACGTCGTCAAGATCGGCGTGCTGACCGATTTGGCGGGACTGTATTCCGACTTGAGCGGCGAAGGTTCGGTCAATGCCGTGCGCATGGCGGTTGAAGACTTCGGCGGCAAGGTGCTGGGCAAGCCGATCGAGATCATCTACGCCGACCACCAGAACAAGGCGGATGTGGCCTCGGCCAAGGCACGCGAATGGTTCGACGCGCAAAAAGTCGACATGATTGCCGACCTGGTTACTTCCAGCACGGCACTCGCAGTGGTCGATATCGCCAGGCAGAAGAACCGGATCGCGATTGTCAACGGCGCGGGCTCGAGCCGTCTGACCAACGAGGCCTGCACGCCCAACAGCGTGCACTACAGCTGGGATACCTATGCACTGGCCAACGGCACGGCAAACACGATCGTCAAGCAGGGACGTGATTCCTGGTACTTCCTGACCGCCGATTACGCATTCGGCCATTCACTGGAAAAGGATGCGTCCGAGGTCATCAAGGCCAACAATGGCAAGCTGGCCGGCGCGTCGCGCCATCCGCTGGCGGCTTCGGACTTTTCCTCTTTCCTGCTGCAGGCGCAGGCATCCGGTGCGCAAGTGATTGCACTGGCCAATGCGGGCCCGGATACCGTGAATTCGATCAAGGCTGCGCGCGAGTTCGGCATCACCAAGTCGGGCAAGCAAAGCCTGGCGGCCCTCCTGGTGACCGTCAACGACATTCACAGTCTCGGACTGGAGGCAGGGCAGGGACTGTATGCGACCGAGGGTTTTTACTGGGATTTGAACGACGATACCCGCAAGTGGTCCAAGCGCTTTTTTGCCAAGATGAAGAAGATGCCGAACATGATCCACGCCGGTGTGTATTCATCGACGATCCATTACCTCAAGGCGGTGCAGGCTGCAGGCACCGACGATGCCGGCGCAGTCATGAAGAAAATGAAGGAAATGCCGATCAACGATTTTTTTGCCAGGAACGGCAGGATCCGCGAAGACGGCCGCATGGTGCACGACATGTACCTGGTGCAGGTCAAAAAGCCCTCCGAGTCGAAGACGCCGTGGGATTACTACAACGTCAAGGCCGTGATCCCGGGTGAACAGGCCTATCAGCCGCTGTCGGCCAGCAAGTGTCCGCTGGTGAAGAAGTAA
- a CDS encoding glycosyltransferase has protein sequence MREHCIAVTRFASDQPGFLDFSYRIKALAKAYRLTVISLEPLQQEELRIDGVEYIVFPFGQGRFGWIKYLYTCARLVRRDRPDRVVLLHSLLTPMLWLLRKIPVALYWNEHPSRFTALPPGHPFLKRLARRLSLKWAFYAAARRASLLMPIGEAHYHDLLAHACDPARVKLIHMGVCERFLRTAGNGGHGAHHAPVNLVYVGTVNQARGRDVMLEALALVNREQRIARLAIIGASEEELHYCGKRAVALGIAADISLSGRVCGTQVPAMLNGMDAGLCLWEDRPWWRFNPPTKLFEYLVAGLPVLASNICTHTQYITDGHNGIIFEYDAGSLANAIQRLWEMRNDLPMIRRNAFASGTQYLWREIEPVFLQAVAGMTARGHAATPKRACDSSMTGDLQKGPKGETA, from the coding sequence ATGCGCGAACATTGCATTGCCGTGACACGGTTTGCGAGTGACCAGCCGGGCTTTCTGGACTTTTCCTACAGGATCAAGGCACTGGCAAAGGCCTATCGACTGACCGTAATCAGCCTGGAGCCTTTGCAACAGGAGGAGTTGCGCATCGATGGGGTCGAGTACATCGTATTTCCCTTTGGTCAGGGGCGGTTCGGCTGGATAAAATACTTGTATACTTGCGCACGGCTGGTCAGGCGTGACCGCCCTGATCGCGTCGTCTTGCTGCATTCCCTGTTGACGCCCATGTTGTGGCTGTTACGGAAAATTCCGGTTGCGCTGTACTGGAATGAGCATCCGAGCCGATTTACCGCCCTGCCACCTGGGCATCCATTCCTCAAGCGGCTCGCAAGGCGCCTGTCCCTGAAATGGGCGTTCTACGCCGCAGCCAGACGCGCGAGCCTCCTGATGCCAATCGGCGAGGCACATTATCACGACTTGCTTGCGCACGCATGTGATCCGGCGCGGGTAAAACTGATTCATATGGGCGTCTGCGAGCGATTCTTGCGCACGGCCGGCAATGGCGGCCATGGTGCCCATCATGCCCCGGTCAATCTGGTCTACGTCGGCACGGTCAATCAGGCACGTGGCCGCGATGTCATGCTGGAAGCACTCGCGCTGGTCAACCGCGAACAACGCATTGCCCGCCTGGCGATCATCGGCGCTTCTGAAGAAGAACTTCATTACTGTGGAAAGCGCGCCGTGGCGCTTGGCATCGCTGCCGACATATCGTTATCGGGCCGCGTTTGCGGCACGCAGGTCCCGGCGATGTTGAATGGCATGGATGCCGGTCTCTGCCTGTGGGAAGACCGGCCATGGTGGCGCTTCAATCCGCCTACCAAACTGTTTGAATACCTGGTGGCGGGACTGCCTGTCCTGGCCAGCAATATCTGTACGCATACCCAATACATCACGGATGGACACAATGGGATCATTTTTGAGTACGATGCCGGCAGTCTGGCAAATGCAATTCAACGACTCTGGGAAATGCGCAACGATTTACCAATGATAAGGAGAAACGCCTTTGCCTCTGGCACGCAGTACCTGTGGCGTGAAATCGAGCCGGTATTCCTGCAGGCGGTCGCAGGAATGACTGCCAGAGGCCATGCTGCGACGCCCAAAAGGGCGTGCGATTCTTCAATGACTGGCGATCTTCAAAAAGGGCCGAAAGGCGAAACGGCATAA